One genomic window of Papilio machaon chromosome 17, ilPapMach1.1, whole genome shotgun sequence includes the following:
- the LOC106712073 gene encoding uncharacterized protein LOC106712073, which produces MKKQVAVMPSLEVLIERLPQAVLDSAIGPVRVLQKMPKSDKSIQPSLKLKSSVKTKLMQNVAKKKMPSLQVTLERLPKDLMTSLLAEKKKYTVQEKRKVGRPKKIRDTQFKNSPPMFDFISV; this is translated from the exons ATGAAAAAGCAAGTAGCAGTTATGCCTTCACTAGAAGTTTTGATAGAGCGATTGCCACAGGCTGTTTTAGATTCTGCAATAGGCCCTGTAAGAGTTCTGCAGAAG aTGCCCAAATCAGATAAATCTATCCAGCCTTCTTTAAAACTGAAATCTTCAGTTAAAACTAAACTCATGCAAAATGttgcaaagaaaaaaatgccATCTTTGCAAGTTACATTGGAACGATTACCTAAAGATTTAATGACGAGTTTATTAgcagaaaagaaaaaatatacg GTACAAGAAAAAAGGAAAGTTGGTAGACCAAAGAAAATAAGAGAcactcaatttaaaaattcacccccaatgtttgattttatttcggtttag
- the LOC106707247 gene encoding N-acetylneuraminate lyase has protein sequence MVVFSARGLMPPVFTPLNNDHTINYTVIPDYAKYLANAGIKSVLVGGTTGEHMSLSVGDRKKVIDAWVKVAKTTGLHIQVQVGGAPMSDVLDLASYCQKVGADSLLTLPELYFKPDSVDSLVDYVELVANAAPNLPLLYYHIPSMSKVEINMPAFVKKATERIPSFKGIKFTSNDLSEGAQVLRALKNGQEMFLGADTLIAPAALLGIKSSIGTTWNLFPRLAQDILDAVERNDIAKARSLQEKLSLAIEAHTVEGPWVPIMKAGMEIVSGIKVGPPSLPQKPISEEARKRIETRLRKLEIIN, from the exons ATG GTTGTCTTTAGCGCTCGTGGTTTAATGCCACCAGTTTTCACTCCTCTTAACAATGACCACACAATAAACTATACAGTAATACCTGACTATGCTAAATACCTCGCAAATGCTGGCATCAAATCTGTACTTG TTGGTGGCACAACTGGTGAGCACATGTCTCTAAGTGTTGGTGACAGGAAAAAAGTGATAGATGCCTGGGTGAAGGTGGCTAAGACCACTGGTCTTCATATACAAGTTCAAGTTGGTGGCGCCCCAATGTCAGATGTCTTGGAtttg GCTTCATATTGCCAAAAGGTAGGAGCAGATTCGCTTCTAACTTTACCCGAGTTGTACTTCAAACCGGATAGTGTAGACTCTCTGGTGGATTACGTAGAGCTGGTGGCCAATGCCGCGCCCAATCTACCCCTACTTTACTACCATATACCCAGCATGAGCAAAGTGGAAA TCAACATGCCCGCGTTTGTTAAAAAGGCAACAGAACGTATTCCTAGCTTCAAGGGCATTAAGTTCACGTCAAACGACTTGAGCGAAGGTGCTCAAGTGTTAAGAGCGCTGAAGAATGGCCAAGAAATGTTCCTAGGAGCTGATACT TTGATCGCTCCGGCGGCATTACTGGGTATCAAGTCTAGTATTGGCACCACCTGGAACTTGTTCCCGAGACTAGCTCAGGATATACTGGACGCGGTGGAGAGGAACGACATCGCCAAAGCGAGGTCTTTGCAGGAGAAACTCAGTTTAGCGATTGAAGCACATACGGTTGAAG GTCCATGGGTACCTATAATGAAAGCTGGTATGGAAATAGTTTCCGGAATAAAAGTCGGTCCGCCATCATTGCCACAGAAACCGATTTCTGAAGAAGCGAGGAAAAGAATCGAAACTAGATTAAGGAAACTcgaaattattaactaa